Sequence from the Prunus persica cultivar Lovell chromosome G5, Prunus_persica_NCBIv2, whole genome shotgun sequence genome:
TTGTTCAATTTAGATGTTTACCTAGACTTGTTCAACTTagtatattaaaatttaaggtCTTTTCGTGTGATTTTCTGGCTCTCCGCCGGCTCCAAGCCAATGTTTATTTAGCAGATATACCAAATGAGCATCATGCTCATCACAGAGACCGAGAAATACAAATGAAACATTAAGAAAAAGACAAGCAGAAAAtgatttgaaaacaatttttccTTGCTCTTTCTTCTTGTATTATACTCATGCATGTCGCCcccaaaacaaacaagaaggTGAATTACATACTAACAGTTATATATGGtggtggtgttttttttttctaaaaatcaTTGTTGAGTTGGCAGTTATAAACATTGGAAATTAAGGTTGTTGAGTTCTGATCGTGTAGGTATTGCTCTtcttatataattaaataaattcgaatattttaacattttaCAAGTATGGCCGGACGGCtgtatttcaaaaataaattcgtatattttaatcgtataaCCGGCTGCTCTACTGTTTGGATATAATTCTTCGAATATTTTACAAGTACAGCCTatcggctatactgtttagtAGAGATGATAAACCACACTGCAAGCAACACCAAAACAATTTTTCCACACGTATGGAATAATACTCGGAGGGagatgaaaattaaaaggaaaacataAATATAGGCAAATTACCGATAACGAGCAGCTGATGGCAGTAGCCTAAAGCACTAATATTCCAACCATTTTGTAGTTACACTAGAATAACAGGTAGTTTTTGCACCAATTCTGGTGAGATCTATCATAAAACCAAACTATCGACTACTTGAACCAAACTATCGACTACTTGAAGCTCTTGCTAGGTCCTGGACTAATCCACAGCGACGACTACCTGTGTAGATTACGCATTACGTACCCACGTACTGCATGAGATAAGAGCTTCAACTGGTCACGACTTCTGAAGGATACAAATCTCGTACAGAGTTCAAGCCATTCTCTATTTTTGATCCTCAAGTTAACTGCCTATTTTTGTATACATGTCTTGTAATGTTTAATTGTAATAATGCAGATATTTTGTAATGATGATCTTATATCCCGTAGAGTTCGTTCTAGTGATGATGCTGAGAAATTTGCAGAAGAGTGTCCTTGCTGGACTGGTTGTGGATGgagtgtcatttggtgagctTCTTATTGTTAATATATAAGACTTTTGCCTGAGAGCTTTCCTTCTGATCTGTTTtatgcattttgatttcttttgctCGACAAACTACAAGGGATACTCTTATGCCGTACTTGAGTGGTTTTTTCTGACTCTGAAGAGCTTTACTTGTATCTTTCTTGTTTCTCTGCGGAGCCATGTACCTTACTACCTTGGTCTTGTGATTTCTGTCATTCTTATTGCCTATTAGCTCAATCACTTTCCCTCCATCTGTGCAGTACAGCAGGATACAACATCTGGCAAGAAATTCAGTTGGTGAGTGAGTGTGAACAATTCAAGCAGAAGCAGACAATGCCAATATATTCACAAATCAATTGAATTATAAAGCTGCTGTACGATTACAATATATAGGCATATAAAGATGCCCTATATAAGTAAAAGACCTAACTACCCTTAGAAGACACCGactcaaatatatattaatattggcTATACAATTGTCACAAACCCTGTCAAACTCACGATGTTACAGTATTAAGCATCGAGAGTTTGCTAAGAAGAAAGCGGAAGCGAGCAAGCGTGTGAGACTTGGTGAAGAAGTTGGCCAATTGCATGGTAGAGGAGACAAAAGGAAGAGAGATAGTGCCTTGCTGGAAATGATGGCGAACAAAGTGATAGTCCAACTCGATGTGCTTTGTGCACTCATGAAAGGCAGAGTTGTGAGCAATTTGAATGGCACTtttattatcacaatacaTAGGAGTAGgcatagagagagaaacactCATATCTTGAAGCAACCACTGAAGCCAAACAATTTCAGCAGCAATAGAGGCCATAGCACGATACTCAGCCTCAGTAGAAGAACGAGAAACAACTGATTGTTTCTTACTCTTCCAGGAGATAAGGGAATCACCAAGAAAAATGCAATAACCAGTAGTAAATTTCCGATCAAAAGGGTCACTAGCCCAACCAACATCAGAAAAGGCTCGAAGCTCCAAAGTTGAGGTGGAAGGAAGCAATAAGCTTTGAAACAACGTCCCTCGAAGTTAGCGGCAAATACGAATCACAGCAGCCCCAGTGAAAAGTAGTGGGAGAGGAGACAAACTAACTAACAATATGAATGGCATATGCAATATCAGGGCGAGTAATAGTTAGATAAACCAAGCTCCCAACCATAGTGCGATAAAGAGTAGGATCATCCAAAGGGGTACCATCATACGAAGAATAACGCACATTGAGCTCAAGAGGCGTATCAGCCATTCTAGTATTTGTAATACGAGCTTTTTGAAGAACGTCAACGGCATACTTAGACTGAGAAAGGAGATAACCTTTAGGGGAAGATGGAACTTCAATCCCAAGGAAATAATGTAAGGGACCTAAATCCTTCATTTCAAATTGATCATGTAAAGCCAATTTTAATTGGGCAATACCATTCAATTCATCACCCGTAAGAATCATGTCATCACCATAAAGGAGGAGAAGGATATGACCAACAGAGGTAGAACGAACAAACAAGGCAGGATCATGAGCACTTGATCGAAAACCAACAGAACCAATAACAGCAGAGAATTTCTCAAACCAAGCACGTGGAGCTTGTTTAAGACCATACAAAGCTTTCCGTAAACGATACACCTCCCTGGGATTATGAAGACCATGGGGGACCAAATACACCTCATCGAAAAGATCCCCATTCAAAAAGGCATTTTAACAtccatttgtgataaactcCATTGATGAACTGATGCAACTGCAAGTAAGGTACAAACAGAAGTCATCTTGGCCACTGAAGTAAAGCTCTCTACATAATCAAGGCCATATTCCTGTGTAAATCCCTTAGCAACCAAACGAGCTTTATATCTCTCAAGAGAACCATCAGACTTAGTCTTAATTTTATAGACTCATCGACATCCAACTGcatgtttagggtttagggacTAAATCCATATTTACCGGGAGGAAGAGGAACCAAATCACATGTGCCAGTTTTATGCAGAGCAGAAAGTTCTTCAGTCATAGCCTGTTGCCAAAGAGGATTACATATAgcctccttgtaggaggtgggTTCAGAgataagaaagaagagaaatcatGAGAATAACAAGAATAACTAAAATCATTAGAAGAATAACCAAACCGATGAGGGGGCTTATGAGTGCGCGAAGGATAACAAGGTGCTATTAGATCTACATCCACAGAAGTTGAAGCAGGCGCCAAAGGAGATGAAGGATTATTAGTGTCAGAACTTATGACATGTTTCCTGCGACAATACACTTGAGTAATAGGAGGAGAAGTAACACAAGGATTAGAAGGAGAACTAGAAACAGGAGAAATGTTAACATTGTCAGAATAAGAGAAATCATCATTAGTAGGTGAAAAAGGATCAATATACATGAGCTTAGAATTCAATAAAGTAGTAGGAATGGAGAAAAAAGGAATATGCTCAAGAAAAACCACATGACGAGATACATACAATTTTTGTACACTAGGATCATAACATCGATAACCTTTTTGTCCTTTGCCataatcaagaaaaacaaacatagcAGAGTGagcaaataattttgtattttcgaCAGGAGGacgaagaacaaaacaaatacaacCAAACACTTTCAATGAGAAATAGTCAGGACTGTCCAAGTCAATGTGAACAGACTAAAATATATTGTAGCCCGCGCTCTTTCTCTCCAATCAAATGTTATTGGTACCTAATTAACTACCCCAGCACCATTGTCCTACCTCGCcataccaaaaataaaaactaaggAATAAAGTAacttttcgaccaaaaaaagaagaaggaataaAGTCACTTTTGCATATGTAGTTTGccggttttttcattttgtttattgtagttttaattttttcaatttaacttATGTAGTTTAATTCTTTCGCAATTCAAGGAcacattcaaattttcatccaatttcaTCCAAAATGCCTCGTCTATGTAAGAGACACGACATGTGTTTATTCCATCAAAAAATTGGACAGAAATTTAAACGTGTCCTTAAATTACATTAATCAAACTACATGAGTCATATTGCCAAAACTAAAACTACGTATGGGATTCGTCCAGCTACACTAACGAAAAGTGACTACCCAATCTGTGTCTCTTCGTTGtcctctcctttctcttccACTAAACATGCAATTATATTTCAGGCCAGGTATGCTTTTGTAACTTTGTAATTGTTTGATGATCTGTTCAGCTTCAGAAGAGCTGATCACATTCAACATAGTTGATAATCTGTTGGcaactttgaaattttgggttttcaaaataccaaaacagAGCCACAAACCAACACAATaattcataagagattttggggatattgaatttttttatataattatttaataacCAGGTggatttatttctttattttaattaatggagtatgaagaagaggaaacaacaatgacaaataaaacataaacaaagaaGACTCTTACGgaacaataaatatatttttgtagTCAGCTGTCTTATTCATGACTTAAACCAAGGAAGCAACACTTTTCTAGAAGATAAACAGAATAACTAGATTTGAACAACCACCTTTTTTTATTACCATATATGGAAATAACTGTGGTGCCATGGGGACTGTTTATTGTGCAACATAGCTTGTCAAGGAAGGATACACAGGTTTAGCAGCTAGAAATAAAGGAACTTTCTTGCTAACTGCAAGCCCAGCAGCATCTTCCATGTCCAAGTCTTCTCTTCTCACCCCATGAGGGAGTTCCCAGTCGAAACGATAGAGGAGATTAGCAAGTGCAAGCTCAATTAGCTTCACACTAAAGCTAATACCAGGACAACCCCTCCTTCCTGCCCCAAATGGTAAAAGTTCAAAATGGTTTCCTTTGTAGTCAATTGAGCTGTCCAAGAATCTTTCAGGCCAGAACTCATTTGGATTCTCCCAACATTCTGGGTCTTTTCCTATCATTTTTGCATGGATAAACACCATTGTTGTGGTGGGAATTTCGTACCCTTCAATAGTGCAACTCTTTAAGGTTTCTCTTGGAAGTAGTAAGGGCACTGCTGGATGTAGTCTAAAACTTTCCTTCAAGACCAGCTTTAGGTACATGAGTTCAGAAAGATCACTTTCTTCCACTTTTGCTTTTCCCTTTAAAACTCCTCTCACCTCATCTTGTGCTTTCCTCAACACTAGGGGGTTCCTAATCAGTTCAGCCATTGTCCACACCAGTGTGGCTGAGGAAGTATCAGTGCCTGCAATAAACATGTCCTGCAAGAATACCGATTGTATATATCAAGCCAGCTGAAATTCCATATATATCCATACGAATACCGATTGTATATATCAAGCTAATATGAAGGTTGCCGAAGTAATAGCAAAAGTATATTAACAAATAAGTAACACCTCAaatacaagaagaaagaaaaagcgaCATACAGTGAGAACAcccttaatttggtcattacTGAGGGGTATTGCTTGACTGGCATCCCTCTGAACCCGAAGCAGAACATCGACAAGATCTTCTTGCTCTGGTTCAGGCCTTCTAGGATCAAGGTGTTCCTCAATCACTCTGTCATAGAAATTGTCCAAGCCTTTAAAACACTTCTCTACCTTTTTCTCAAGACCATTGAACTTGTTTAACCAACTCAACCATGGTAGAAAATCTGACATGAAAAATCCTCCTAACAGGGCCCCTGTCTCTTCAAGCAATCCATGAATTCTGCTCTTGCCAATTCCTCCTCCATCATCATACTTTTTACCGAAAGCCGAACGGCACAAGACTTTGTTTGCTAAGAAAAGTGTCAGTTGAGTGAGATTGATGAGACCCTTAGAATGAGCTATAGAGTCAAGCATAAGCGTGACCTCTTCATCCCTCACAGACTGAAACATTCGAACCCTCTTTTCACTAAGCAGTTCCAAGATCACAATCTTCCTCATCTCCCTCCAATACTCACCATAGGGAGCAAATGATAGGTTGACACAGCCATAGCTAAGCTTCTTTGCAACATACAAGACTGGCCTACCGGAAAAAACAAGGTCATGAGTTTTGAAGATCTCTCTTGCCATATGGGCTGAAGAGACTACCAAAGTAGATATTGAGCCTAATTTCAAGAACATGAGGGGTCCATATTGAAGGGCAAGGTGTTCAAGGACATGATGAGGTAAGCCATTAGAAAGCTTGTGAAGGTTCCCAATGAGAGGTAGCCTCCTAGGACCAGGAGGCAACCTCCTCTCTTGAGAAGCAGAGCTTTTCTTCCTCTGCTTGATCAAgagcaataaaataaagggtaGGAGGAAAACAAAGAGGATGACCAAGGAAGATTGAGAATCCATGGCTGGTTTCTGAGGCTGCAAACAAGGCCGTTGCTGCTGATAGGCATTTAAGGATGGCAGTCAGTCGGTGCAGAGCCTAGTGGCAAGTTGATTAAAATATCCGGCGGAAAGCAGACTAAAAGCAACtggattaaaatattatgtcGTATTGAAGCCGACTAAAACTAACTGGAATGGAATGTGTGTAATACAGTAATATCGATGGAAATTGTCAATCCTTCAACTAAAGAATCAGTGGTGAAATTTCTCGTATTAATGATGACGTAAGGTGAAGGCTTTGCTTAACTCACAGGTGATGAAATTAGTCTATTAGCATTTGATGTGATAATTTCTTAAttattgtaaataaataagaggTCTTGTTCAAAAATTTCTATAATTGTGAATCTTTTCCTTTCATGTCGGACATGGGGTGGCATGACACCACATGTCATCAATCAACACTCAGTTCAATTTTGAAGATGAAGACATAATATTCTACTTTAAGTATAAAACAACAGATATTATCCCCTTTCTTATTCCTCTTTTGTTTAATCAAATTCACATCAAATTGCCTTTCATATCATTGCCATATTCACAACTTCCAATCAATAAATGGGGAATGCTAACAACCTTTTCTCTAGACCTTCTTCTTTGGccattctctcttttttgcttgacatgtgtcattctccttacacttaaaacaatgtcattaatatattatacaagttaagttttgttttccaagtttacccttattaaatgtattcaatttatccaaaaaaatttcacaactttcataccatcttattaattttttttaaacgtcaattattttttttaaaaaatgtctgcttttttcaaaaaagaggaaatgcctgtttttttaaaaacacaaaggacttttttttttccctatctAAAccctttttgttaaaaaaataaaaagaaaaaaaaagggacatTTCCTCTTAGAAGcagatattttctttaaaaaaaataattgacgttagaaaaaaattaataagatggtaagaaagttgtgaaatttttttgcataaattgaatacatttaataagggtaaacttaGAAAGTAAAAGTTagcttgtataatatattaatgacattgttttaagtgtaaggagaatgagcaaaaaagggagaaggttatgctagcaaccttctcttttggacctTCTCCCTTCTCCTTATGACAAGTGTCATTTttcttacacttaaaacaatgtcattaatacaTCACATAAGTtagtttttgttcttttatattttcttttcaatttattcaaattttgttacaACTTCTTTAGcacattgttaaaaattaaataattaacaaaagaagaaaaatgtcatatttttaaaaaataaaaataaagtttgtttCATGACATTGTTatcatctttattttgtttttaacaaaaacacGTGCTCTCtttggaaaaattaaaattaaaaaaaacttcagtttttattttcttatttaattttttaacaaggtggtaaaaaagttgtaaaaaaaaaagcttgttattaaaaaaaattaatacaagaagggtaaacttggaaaacaaaaactagtttgtgtgatgcattaatgacattgcTTTAAGTGTAAGGAAAGTGACACTTATCATGAGAAGGTCCAAAAGAGAATGTTAGAGAGAAGTTTGCTAGCGCTCCCTATAATGAAATTAGTCtattagaaaaagaaaccaaaaaacataACCTTGGAAAAGACCAaacttattttcaattttaaaacatACTAgacatataattttttatatattgtaaataaattaggtcttattcaaaaatttgtaaaattgTGAATCTTTCCTTTCAAGTCACACACGGGTGGCACCATCGCATTGGAAAAGCGGGCCAAACTCTTCCTTTCTTCAAGTGCATCCATATTTAATTCACGTATAAGATAATTTTTAGACAACTCAATATAATTCTCCCCCGCCATGGTgattgataaaaaaataaagagtctTTCTTTTCATGTCCACTTGAACGCAGCGTTTCGGGCCACTGGGCAACAAACGACACGCAACTGAAGATAAACCAAATCCGATAATCATCTAATCGGTTCTCAGTATCGTAAAAAGCTCTTTGGCAATGGAAGCTCTGGGATTTCCTTCTCTCAACACCCACACCATTTCGTGCTCTAgttttcagaaacaaagaaCGACCAAAATACCATGTCAAAGAGAACGCTTTTCAAGCATTTCACTTTTATCTTCGCTAAAACTTAGACCCTGTTACAGACCATTCCATTTTGTATGTAAATTCTGCACCTTTTTCATATTCTAATTAGTggctttgttttatttttcttgtttttaattgttttctcaACTGGgttgttcttcttgttgtttttgaTTCAGCGTAGGAGTGCTACTCGAATGCAAGCTGACAATGAAGATTACGAGTTGAAGCAAATGAGGGATGTGGCTGCTGCCAAGAAGAGATGGGAAGCTCTGGTATGTTGCTCAGTTCCTATaaaatcagaagaaaaaaaaaaaagaaaaccgaAAAACGATTGGTTTTATAACTTATGGTAATATATTTAAGTGAGCTGGGgatttaagaaaagaaagcaacatTCTTTCGTTTGCTGCGCCTTATttcagttgaaatttttgttgttgttgttgttgaataaggttgtgtgttttcttttgcatatgcttttgaatttatttgtgctctgttaattttttgaagtagTAGCTACTTGATTAATACAGGTTAGGGAAGGAAAGGTTAAAGCTTTAACACCAAGGGAAGCTGGGTATGCAATTCAGCTATCTAACAAAACCCTTCTTGATGTTCGTCCCTCTACAGAACACAAAAAGGTAGACATCCtaacatgattttttttttttttctctatagcatcctttttcattatttttcaataaaccTCTTCTTTCCCCCTCTTTTATAGGCATGGGTTAAAGGCTCAACCTGGATTCCAATATTTGATGTTGGTAACGAATTCGACGCTGGAACTCTTTCCAGAAAGTTCATGAGTTTCACGATGGGTATCATGCAATTCTTGCTATCTTGTCTTTCTTAACTGCTATCCAGTTTTGCATTGTTGCGTgctttatattttcattttggcaACAAATGAATAGGTTTCTAGTCAATAGTCAAATCATAGTATCTTTGTGATATGTTGGAGGGAACAAGAGAGTATTTTCTTAACTCCTCAAATAACATCTGAATTGTAACCTGTCATTGCTTTGAATCTTGTGGCGGCTGTACTCCTAAATGTGACATAATATTTTCGTGTAGGGGGTTGGTGGAGTGGTGTGCCTACATTGTCTTATAATAGGTATTTCAAAAAATCATATTATTGGCGTGATTTGCTTTGTTCACATGATGAAttgcattttcattgttttttcttttgcaacaGCCAGTTCTTGTCCAAAGTTGATGAGAAGTTTCCAAAAGATACAGATCTTATTGTTGCATGTCAGAAGGGATTGAGGTGCGCTTTATGTTCAACTAATTGTAGTTTCGGTTATAACTTTGGTTTAATAATGAGGAATGTGGAAGTTCTGCTATAACATAATtctattttggtttttatataattgataTGATTGAGTTTTTTATTGCATCATATATGTAGTTATGTCATCCTATATTCAGAATGCATTGcaaatccattttttttttcctcattttcATAGTTGTCTAAAATTAGACTGGAAAAGCTTTTAGAAAACTTTAGTGAAAGTTGTCCCAAAATTATGAATATTATATGATCATTTATTATCTTCTCCCCACAAGGTGACCATATAATTGGAGGAAATTGTCAAGGGATAAAAAGGGGGGAATCTTTATTCAGCCCTTTATTTTCTATGTTCTAGACATCAGACCCATGTTTCTGTCcaagttgaattttttgtgtatatgAATCTTTGATCACTAACATATCTCCAGCTCAAATAGAGAACAGCAGTTCGTAACTTATACTTCTAcccaatactttttttttattttaaaaaaactaactAATACTATGGTTTAACTTTAAATACATGGAAGAAAAGATGGCAATGAAGAGAATAGcctatattaattaaaatgaatCAATCAAATTTCACCACTGTCGCCTTTCTTGGGCAGATCTCTAGCTGCTTGTGAGCAGCTGTACAATGCGGGATACAGAAACCTTTTCTGGGTTCAAGGGGGTTTAGAGGCTGCTGAAGAAGAGGTAGTTGTGGTTTGTGTAActtagatattttttttctacttaGCATTTCTAAATTTATAACTTTTTCAGTGCTTTGTTGTGAGCCAACCTGAAAACGTCTGTTAATGTAGTGAGTCTCATCTTATGTCGGAGCAggatcttgtcagagaaggcCCTCAGCCATTTAAGTTTGCTGGAATTGGTGGGGTTTCAGAATTCCTTGGGTAACTATCTGATCTTAACTCACTTCTCCTTATGATGTGTGCATTGTGAAgaccaaaattttctttttcattttttcttgtttcaaatgggaagataagaTGAAACTGTAAGGATCATGAAACTGGGTTGAAAGGTTATGTCAATGCCATCTAGTACAGATAACTAGATAGCTATTAGATGCATAATCAGGTAAATACGCATGTAGATTGAATCTGGTATACTTAATTGACCAAGGTTGACGTTACTTTGACCATTGAAAAGGTAATTTCCAGCTATAATCTTCAAGTTATTGCTGCCAGATTGACTCAAGGTCTATGATTTGGTGATTTACTTTGTATATTTTCCATTAGTTTATGGCTTATAATACAAATTACTTGGTATCTACTTTCTGCTGATGCACAGTGGCCTTAAGTTATTGGTGCATATTAGAGTACAACTTTAAGGCAGTTCTTATACAACTTTACAGAAAGtgcatttatttatgaatCCCCAATCCACAGTTGGACTGATCAGCAAAGAGCTGCAGCTGCCAAAGAAGGTTGGAGTTACCGATTAGTGTTCTCTGCCCGGCTGgtacttattttctttaacatGTTTGCTAAAATGGCCTGCTGTTTAGTCACCTCACTTTTAAGAGTCCAATCTCAaatgtgatttcttttttggcacAGGTTGGAGTCTTTCTCCTTGCTGATGCCTTGTTTTTTGGTGCTCAGAAAGTAGCTCATTATCTTCAGGATATAAGGTCACAATGAGATTCAACAGCTGTGCTTGAAGTACTTGATTGAATATCAATGTACAACATTTTGCAGTACTGGTTCACCACAGAGAACAGATTTGCCAAGGataacaattttggaagccaGAGTACCTCAGAGAGAAGATTGCGTTCTCCACTTTTAACCACATATCCCTCTATTCTCATATTGTTCCATGCTTTTCAATGAAGTTGGATCTATGCATGATCTACCATGCATGTGCTCGCTCCATGAGAAGTAGAACAATGATTAGTCCAGAAAATTTTGTCAAGACAGTTATGCCTTGTAACAAGTCCTAGTCTAGTACTAgtcttgttttttatttctttcccaTGAAGGTTTTACGGCCTAGCAATGTATACCTTCTGTGAGCTCCACtacttttcaaaattcatCTTTTATCAATCAATTTATATTGAAAAGAACTTGAATAAAttcttttgaat
This genomic interval carries:
- the LOC18777008 gene encoding cytochrome P450 71A9, with amino-acid sequence MDSQSSLVILFVFLLPFILLLLIKQRKKSSASQERRLPPGPRRLPLIGNLHKLSNGLPHHVLEHLALQYGPLMFLKLGSISTLVVSSAHMAREIFKTHDLVFSGRPVLYVAKKLSYGCVNLSFAPYGEYWREMRKIVILELLSEKRVRMFQSVRDEEVTLMLDSIAHSKGLINLTQLTLFLANKVLCRSAFGKKYDDGGGIGKSRIHGLLEETGALLGGFFMSDFLPWLSWLNKFNGLEKKVEKCFKGLDNFYDRVIEEHLDPRRPEPEQEDLVDVLLRVQRDASQAIPLSNDQIKGVLTDMFIAGTDTSSATLVWTMAELIRNPLVLRKAQDEVRGVLKGKAKVEESDLSELMYLKLVLKESFRLHPAVPLLLPRETLKSCTIEGYEIPTTTMVFIHAKMIGKDPECWENPNEFWPERFLDSSIDYKGNHFELLPFGAGRRGCPGISFSVKLIELALANLLYRFDWELPHGVRREDLDMEDAAGLAVSKKVPLFLAAKPVYPSLTSYVAQ
- the LOC18777749 gene encoding rhodanese-like domain-containing protein 11, chloroplastic codes for the protein MEALGFPSLNTHTISCSSFQKQRTTKIPCQRERFSSISLLSSLKLRPCYRPFHFRRSATRMQADNEDYELKQMRDVAAAKKRWEALVREGKVKALTPREAGYAIQLSNKTLLDVRPSTEHKKAWVKGSTWIPIFDVGNEFDAGTLSRKFMSFTMGGWWSGVPTLSYNSQFLSKVDEKFPKDTDLIVACQKGLRSLAACEQLYNAGYRNLFWVQGGLEAAEEEDLVREGPQPFKFAGIGGVSEFLGWTDQQRAAAAKEGWSYRLVFSARLVGVFLLADALFFGAQKVAHYLQDIRSQ